A portion of the Leifsonia sp. EB41 genome contains these proteins:
- a CDS encoding ROK family protein — protein MTTTDVLGSAGGLGPGRALRPRSKVLPEHARSHNRSLVLQTLYRSGQRSRADLARDTGLTRVTVSDLVAELLAEGLVVELGQRESARPGKPAVLLDINRTAHQIIGVDLSDHDRFRGAVMDLDGELLATAEVPLEDGDGEPATGEAAVAKVRALVLRLVGSATAPILGIGVGSPGVVDLSGTILTAPNLGWTDVRLQDDLHSLTGLPVVVANDANAAVLAEHSYGGATGDMMLIRVGHGIGAGLIIAGTLVYGSHFAAGEIGQVMVGTDLGLDATYTREQVLEHWLSVPQLRRGIREAEAAGRDATPVLREAGQRLGISLAPVVGALNLSELVLSGPTDLLDGPLAEATIHTLRNRTMAENHADLAVRMTTQGQDIVLRGAAVLVLSGQLGVS, from the coding sequence ATGACCACGACGGATGTGCTCGGAAGCGCTGGAGGCCTCGGCCCCGGCAGGGCGCTCCGTCCGCGCTCCAAGGTCCTCCCGGAGCACGCCCGCAGCCACAACCGCTCGCTCGTGCTCCAGACGCTCTACCGCTCCGGGCAGCGTAGCCGGGCGGACCTCGCCAGGGACACCGGCCTGACCCGCGTCACCGTCTCCGACCTCGTCGCCGAGCTGCTGGCCGAAGGCCTCGTGGTGGAGCTCGGGCAGCGGGAGTCCGCCCGCCCGGGCAAGCCCGCGGTCCTCCTGGACATCAACCGCACGGCTCACCAGATCATCGGCGTCGACCTCAGCGACCACGACCGCTTCCGCGGCGCGGTCATGGACCTCGACGGCGAGCTGCTCGCCACGGCGGAGGTGCCGCTCGAAGACGGTGACGGGGAACCCGCCACCGGCGAGGCCGCGGTCGCCAAGGTCCGCGCTCTCGTGCTGCGGCTCGTCGGCTCCGCCACCGCTCCGATCCTGGGGATCGGCGTCGGCTCACCCGGTGTCGTCGACCTGTCCGGCACCATCCTTACCGCACCCAACCTCGGCTGGACCGACGTGCGGCTGCAGGACGACCTCCACTCGCTGACCGGCCTCCCCGTCGTCGTCGCGAACGACGCCAACGCGGCCGTGCTCGCCGAGCACAGCTACGGGGGCGCGACGGGCGACATGATGCTCATCCGCGTCGGCCACGGCATCGGCGCCGGCCTCATCATCGCCGGGACGCTCGTCTACGGCAGCCACTTCGCCGCCGGCGAGATCGGCCAGGTCATGGTCGGCACCGACCTCGGGCTGGACGCGACCTACACCCGCGAGCAGGTGCTCGAGCACTGGCTCAGCGTGCCGCAGCTCCGGCGCGGCATCCGGGAGGCCGAGGCCGCGGGCCGCGATGCCACCCCGGTCCTCCGGGAGGCCGGCCAGCGGCTCGGCATCTCCCTGGCGCCCGTCGTCGGCGCCCTCAACCTGTCGGAGCTCGTGCTGAGCGGCCCGACCGATCTGCTCGATGGCCCCCTCGCCGAGGCGACCATCCACACGCTCCGGAACCGGACGATGGCGGAGAACCACGCCGACCTCGCGGTCCGGATGACCACGCAGGGGCAGGACATCGTCCTGCGCGGCGCGGCCGTACTCGTCCTCTCCGGACAACTCGGGGTCTCGTAA
- a CDS encoding SDR family NAD(P)-dependent oxidoreductase yields the protein MNTPSPAPARTPFALTGSRALVTAASRGLGREIALELAGQGADVILGVRVPDGSAELVSELADFGVTARAIWMDVLDLAGCRAAIDEVTAELGPIDILVNNAGGGINAPALDVTEDDFARVWQLNTRSTFFLAQHVAKSMRANGGGAIVNVASQAGLVALPLESSYCTAKAAVVHLTRCLAVEWGGYGIRVNAVAPTFIETDGTADALSDDGFRADTIERIAALHRIGVPREVSGAVAFLASPAASLITGQTLAIDGGWTAR from the coding sequence GTGAACACCCCTTCCCCCGCTCCCGCCCGCACTCCCTTCGCCCTGACCGGCTCCCGCGCCCTGGTGACCGCCGCCAGCCGCGGCCTCGGCCGGGAGATCGCCCTCGAGCTGGCCGGCCAGGGCGCCGACGTCATCCTCGGCGTGCGCGTCCCCGACGGCTCGGCGGAGCTGGTGTCGGAGCTCGCGGACTTCGGCGTGACGGCGCGGGCGATCTGGATGGACGTGCTCGACCTAGCGGGCTGTCGCGCTGCCATCGACGAGGTGACCGCCGAGCTCGGACCGATCGACATCCTCGTGAACAATGCGGGCGGCGGGATCAACGCGCCCGCTCTCGACGTGACGGAGGACGACTTCGCGCGGGTCTGGCAGCTCAACACCCGGTCCACGTTCTTCCTCGCGCAGCACGTCGCGAAAAGCATGCGGGCGAACGGCGGCGGCGCGATCGTGAACGTGGCGTCGCAGGCCGGGCTGGTAGCCCTCCCCCTGGAGTCGTCCTACTGCACGGCGAAGGCCGCGGTGGTCCACCTCACCCGCTGCCTCGCCGTCGAGTGGGGCGGGTACGGCATCCGGGTGAACGCTGTTGCCCCGACCTTCATCGAGACGGACGGAACGGCGGACGCGCTCTCCGACGACGGGTTCCGCGCCGACACGATCGAGCGCATCGCTGCGCTGCACCGGATCGGGGTGCCGCGGGAGGTGTCGGGCGCGGTGGCGTTCCTGGCGTCGCCCGCCGCCTCCCTCATCACCGGCCAGACCCTCGCCATCGACGGCGGCTGGACCGCCCGCTGA
- a CDS encoding NADP-dependent isocitrate dehydrogenase, with product MDKIKVEGTVVELDGDEMTRIIWKAIKDSLIHPYLDVNLEYYDLGIQKRDETDDQITIDAAHAIQKHGVGVKCATITPDEARVEEFGLKKMWRSPNGTIRNILGGVVFREPIIISNIPRLVPGWNKPIVIGRHAFGDQYRATDFTFDGPGTLTMSFQPADGGEAKSFEIYQAPGAGVAMGMYNQDASIRDFARASFNYGLDRQYPVYLSTKNTILKAYDGRFKDLFQEVFDTEYKEKFDAAGLTYEHRLIDDMVASSLKWEGGYVWACKNYDGDVQSDTVAQGFGSLGLMTSVLTTPDGSVVEAEAAHGTVTRHYRQYQQGKPTSTNPIASIFAWTRGLAHRGKLDGNQDLIDFTHTLEDVVVKTVEQGKMTKDLALLVGPEQKYLTTEEFLDAISENLKTRMA from the coding sequence GTGGACAAGATCAAGGTTGAAGGAACGGTCGTCGAACTCGACGGCGACGAGATGACGCGGATCATCTGGAAGGCGATCAAGGACTCCCTCATCCACCCGTACCTCGATGTGAACCTCGAGTACTACGACCTCGGCATCCAGAAGCGCGACGAGACCGACGACCAGATCACGATCGACGCGGCGCACGCCATCCAGAAGCACGGCGTCGGCGTCAAGTGCGCCACCATCACCCCGGACGAGGCCCGCGTCGAGGAGTTCGGCCTCAAGAAGATGTGGCGGAGCCCGAACGGCACCATCCGCAACATCCTCGGCGGCGTGGTCTTCCGCGAGCCGATCATCATCTCCAACATCCCGCGGCTGGTCCCGGGCTGGAACAAGCCGATCGTCATCGGCCGTCACGCCTTCGGCGACCAGTACCGCGCCACCGACTTCACCTTCGACGGTCCCGGCACGCTGACCATGAGCTTCCAGCCCGCCGACGGCGGCGAGGCCAAGTCGTTCGAGATCTACCAGGCTCCGGGAGCCGGCGTCGCGATGGGCATGTACAACCAGGACGCGTCCATCCGCGACTTCGCCCGCGCCTCGTTCAACTACGGCCTGGACCGCCAGTACCCGGTCTACCTGTCGACCAAGAACACGATCCTCAAGGCCTACGACGGCCGGTTCAAGGACCTCTTCCAGGAAGTCTTCGACACCGAGTACAAGGAGAAGTTCGACGCGGCCGGCCTCACCTACGAGCACCGCCTGATCGACGACATGGTCGCCTCCAGCCTCAAGTGGGAGGGCGGTTACGTCTGGGCGTGCAAGAACTACGACGGCGACGTGCAGTCCGACACCGTCGCGCAGGGCTTCGGCTCGCTCGGCCTGATGACCTCCGTGCTCACCACCCCGGACGGCTCGGTCGTCGAGGCGGAGGCCGCGCACGGCACGGTGACCCGCCACTACCGCCAGTACCAGCAGGGCAAGCCGACCTCCACCAACCCGATCGCCTCGATCTTCGCCTGGACGCGCGGCCTCGCGCACCGCGGCAAGCTCGACGGCAACCAGGACCTGATCGACTTCACCCACACCCTCGAGGACGTCGTGGTGAAGACGGTCGAGCAGGGCAAGATGACCAAGGACCTCGCCCTCCTGGTCGGCCCGGAGCAGAAGTACCTGACCACCGAGGAGTTCCTCGACGCGATCAGCGAGAACCTGAAGACGCGCATGGCGTAA
- a CDS encoding GNAT family N-acetyltransferase has protein sequence MAELRLEELSARTVVAANALSLKPGQEQFIAPVSYSAAAAVADPSTSWQRVVLDGEDVVGFIMGDFNPYAEHDEFKAILWRINVDADDQGRGIGTFAVKALAAEARDRGVTRLYVIWESGELGPEQFFLRTGFAPVGETQYGETIGALDL, from the coding sequence ATGGCTGAGTTGAGACTGGAAGAGTTGAGCGCGAGGACCGTCGTCGCGGCGAACGCGCTGTCGCTGAAGCCCGGCCAGGAGCAGTTCATCGCTCCCGTGTCGTACTCGGCCGCCGCCGCGGTCGCCGACCCCTCCACCTCGTGGCAGCGGGTCGTGCTCGACGGCGAGGACGTCGTGGGCTTCATCATGGGTGACTTCAACCCCTACGCCGAGCACGACGAGTTCAAGGCCATCCTCTGGCGCATCAATGTGGACGCCGACGACCAGGGCCGCGGCATCGGCACGTTCGCAGTCAAGGCCCTCGCGGCCGAGGCGCGCGACCGTGGCGTCACACGGCTCTACGTGATCTGGGAGTCCGGCGAGCTCGGCCCGGAGCAGTTCTTCCTGCGCACCGGCTTCGCGCCGGTCGGAGAGACGCAGTACGGCGAGACCATCGGTGCCCTCGACCTCTGA
- a CDS encoding MGMT family protein, translating to MPSTSEPASGDLAGDDFASRVLAVVDSIPPGRVMTYGDVAAALGSRAARMVGQVMAYSGGDVPWWRVVRASGHPPANHEHIALEHYRAEGTPLLGGGRSPYRVDLRAARHDTR from the coding sequence GTGCCCTCGACCTCTGAGCCGGCGTCCGGCGACCTCGCCGGCGACGATTTCGCCTCGCGCGTGCTCGCGGTCGTGGACAGCATCCCGCCCGGCCGGGTGATGACCTACGGGGACGTCGCCGCGGCGCTCGGATCGCGCGCCGCGCGGATGGTCGGGCAAGTCATGGCGTACTCCGGCGGCGACGTTCCGTGGTGGCGGGTCGTGCGGGCGAGCGGGCATCCCCCGGCGAACCACGAGCACATCGCGCTGGAGCACTACCGCGCAGAGGGGACGCCGCTGCTCGGCGGCGGCAGGTCGCCGTACCGGGTGGATCTGAGGGCCGCGCGGCACGACACACGCTGA